The Porites lutea chromosome 11, jaPorLute2.1, whole genome shotgun sequence genome contains the following window.
GTTTTACaaaggcaagctgtagctagcatgtaccaGCCCAATAGTCATGCTAACTCAGCCGAAAAATTTTTAGTGACGcacaggattgattacagttcttctgtaatttgaattctcccAGGAAAAAACTTCTTTTGCTCATATGGCAAGTTAAGatcagaattcactagccctgGGCCATCGGACACGAGTTTCTTTGCTTCACATGGGAGGAAACTAAGGCTAATGACTGGGAGCAATAGGTTTTGCTAATAAGCAGGACCAGCTGACACACTGGGGGAGTGAACTGAGAGAAGATGTGCTGGCACCGTTAATGCCTAGCTAAAACTTGAGatcagaattcactagccctgggctatcggacacgactttctttgcttCACATGGGACGAAACTAAGGCTAATGACTGGGAGCAACAGGTTTTGCTAATAAGCATTAGATTCATCATATGTAAAGTTTGACGCTTATCCTGGGCTGGCCTTACTGCTTGCGAAATGAAAGTGTTGGATATTGATAAAGATTCATTACCTTCATGTTGAAATCTTCTTGTAGTCACCGTATTGACTCAATTTTAGTGCATCGAGATTGTGCTCATTTTGACATTCTATTAGCTGTCGAAGAATGACAACGAGCCTTAATTATTTTATGCGTTTTTATGCAGACTGACGAGAGTAAACTTGCAGCATTCAAGATATCAAGTATCTGTCTTCACGTACCACAGGTAAAATAACGAAATGTTAACAGGTCTCTCGTACTTAAAATATTTAGTCTCTAACAAGTTGGAAGGGTCgaaatttaatatatttttagtaaaatccaattagtggtctattatcaatgctgcgttctgattggttgagcttctaccaggctatatgttatagcctactagtagcgaaaagcgcgcgctttttggtggcaaaaaaggattaaagtctagttttaactagctaaaaatttttttttctcgatatttttgaccaactagttggattttactaaaacaattattcctctcgccctcatggcctctgagtcaatagctaattgttaaaaattccatttttttggcTATGGTAAAGTATGGTAATGATATTggtacaaaaaaatgaaatttaaatcaAGGGTATATATGAAATCACAACATACAATTATTTACTGTTATAAAATATGTAACTGGCGATCATTTTGGTAAAAATGTTGTCAAATACATCCACTCCATCTTCTCGTCGTTCTACTTTCATCAGATGCATGCTACATTATGACTTCCCAAGGGTTGTTTTAAGATACCTACAATAATTTTATTCGTTCCGCTTCTAACGGATTTAAACCAGCAACTGGCTATGTGGTCAAAATGTCATCTCGCCCAAAATACTGGAGACGCTTAAGCCTTCAGCACCATGTAAAATTCAAATTCACTGCGCATTTGTAGTTGTAAACGCGAAAAAGAAGTTAGCGAGGAGACGTTACCACTGCTAAGTCGATCGATTGTTTCGATTACTTTTACCTTTCTCCTTCGCTTATGAGATGAGGATTTTTACGTGCTTCTCCGCTTCAAATTAGTATTGGGTGAGGTGACGCATGACGGCCCGAAAATTTGCACAGTTTTCTGTCTGGCGTGCGGTGCGGGGACGTggactttttggattttttttgcaGACAATTTGCACTAAAGCCAGACCAAAGCATAAACGAAATTAGAGAGTCGATTGAAAATAGCTGCGTAGCAACAatttccgtgcggtttcggagcaaagaacgaggaacgagagtcaaagaccgcgtcAAAAATGGCTTGTTCCATTTCTCGCGTGGCCAAAACCGAAATTCCTGTTCCTCGGTCtttttttgctccgaaaccatGTGGAAACACTTGCTATGCAGGTTAGATTGAAAagagctgttttttttgtttgctattATAGGACCAGCTGACACACTGGGGGAGTGAACTGAGAGAAGATGTGCTAGCACCGTTAATGCCTAGCTAAAACTTTACGTCATTATtgctttaaaactgtttttgtgCTGTAATCATAAATTAGTTATCACCAACAATGTATTGTTTACATGATCAACTGCAACTGAGTAAAATAAGGGGAGAAGTgagaaaaaatgcctttttttctgAGTCGGAGATTCACCGCTTtcacattgcccataatacaccttgtttaccctactgtccctccccctccccccaaaaaaaacaacaacaaaaattgcaTAAGCATTATTTCCGCCTTTTCTTGAGACGACTGTAAGCacaggagaaattgaaaacaattcttttgaaACAAAGTGCTTTACGGATGCTGTGAAAGTGGCGTATACgagattattttcttttccGTCTCCTTGTTTGAGATCAGCAGCTGGGACTGTTCCGTGCTTTAAACTGGCCCTCTCTGATTTTGGGTTCTCTACCACGAATACTTCGTTGTGTAATTATCATGAGGTGTCCATAATACAGAGAGGTgttcaaatgtatttttattacaagCCCGTATGTGCATCTGGAAAAGTAAAAATCACAGTGGACACGGCAATAAAAGCTGGTCAAGGCGTTCGTTAATTTGTTTATTGTACACAAACGGcgatttaaaaggaaaattttagTTTGTTTAATTTCCACCAGCAATTTAATTAAAGAAGGGTGGCAACGCTTCATTCCCGACAACCagtcaaaacaaattaaacaaaataatttcaatcaactgTCAGAAGTTGGCATTTCATGCATGAGCGGTTtacaaaagcatttttgcttTAGGTTTAATTACGATTGTTTATTGGTTGGATCGTGCCATTATACCAAACAAACATTAGCATTCATGAACCATCGCGTCATGTAATTAGCACTTTGTCTCTGAGTTTGTCGAATACACAAAGCGATTATTTCGCTTGCATGGTTAATTTGTCATATCCATCAGAGAATACGTTGATTCACACGTACGTTGTTACTTTGCCGGTTGAATCGTTTTAAGCTGAATGTACGAAAAACACTGCATGTTTGCATTATGGACAAAGAGACCTCGTCAGTTCTTGGAttgagaaagcctcgtttgtcTACGAAGCAAAAACTGCGGAAGCGTGTGTCCTTCAAAGATGAAACCTGGGTGATTAATATTCCCGCATATGAAGAAAGTCAAAACGCCGCTGATTTACGAGATGGTTTTGTATTTTCAAGAGATTCCGTGGTGGGAAACTCTTGGATTAATAGTAGAACAGACGCAACTAGAGGACGAGGAAGATTGCAAACGTTTTCCACGTCTTCTTCGTTTCATGGAAACAAAGGACAACAAAGTCCTCAGACAACACAGACTTACGGAACGATCAATCCAGGGCACGATATAAGTAGACCTCCTTACAAATCAATCCTCAAACCTCCATCAAGTTATCAAAGGAAAAGTCATTTGATTGAAACATACCTTCCTGCAAAACAGACTCGCCGAGTTTCTGCAAGTGAAAGATATGACTTCTCGGACACTTGCAATAACTTCAAACACGATCCGAGTCATCTGCTACCATCTAGAGAGGTTATAAACAGActtgaaaaaccttttttggccaGAAACCTACCGGCCAGGCGTTCTTCCTTTACTCGCGGACAGGAATCTAGGGAGGGAGTACTTTATAACAAATCTGCGCGGTTGTATGACCAAGATTTTTCGTTCAGTAGAACCTCGTCCGATTATGACTTGAACCAAAGTGAGAAAACAAGAACGATCAATAGCGGAAAGCAATCTCAAGTAAATTTCGATATCGTTGGGGTAACGTATGGTAGGGTGGACAGAATGCCGTATTTTCACGATATCAGTGGTGCAATAAGCGGAATGAAGGAATGCACCCCTCTTTTGAATTCGCCTAACGACCGAGCACGCCTTGAACATTCCACAGTTTCCAGGACAAGTCATTTTGATTCAAACCGAGGGGGAAGACATATATCTGTCATTCCTGCAATCGCGGCCTTCAACAGAAAAACTCGAGACAAAGCAAAACATTTTTCCACTACTTGGACACGCGAATGTGACACAAGTTTGAAGAGACAATTACCGATGGCTTGGCCACCAGGCAAACCGTacaatttttcaacaaaataaatgtctAAAAAAGTAATATCTGACTGGATTTTTCGAGTCAGGctataaaaatttaaaagaaattaaataaaatcgtGTTCGAATGCCCATTGAGGCAGAAGGTTTGTTAGTCTGTGGAAACCTTACAACTTACAACTAGTCAAGAAataatagtaaataaataaataaagcaattggctgtttttttcagtcattcaCTCTTTTCCCCAAAGGCTCTTGATCGTAGCTTTACCAAACAACTTATTTTTCAAGCATCAAAAGGTCGGGTCCAATCAccgttaaggtgatgttacacgggacgattcgcaacgacaatttttagcgcaacacagtgttgcaacattgtttcgaatagttacatTATTCcaatattgcaacgctgtgttgcgctgaaAGTCGTCTTTGAGAATCGTCCCGTTTAACATTTCCTTTactgtattttgaaattttgtcacAAGGGGAAAACTGCTTTTAGTTTTGAAAGTCTTTTATTGTGTGgtaaaaaaatgcgatttttttggaccaaaataaCCAACAACTTCTTACTTGATATTTTTTGAATAACCGATTGCCATGCACCTGTTCAACGACCCCTGAGATGCGAAGGGATGAGAAATATTCATTAAATATTCATCGCCGTTGGAAAGTTAGCTCTTTTATGCATTTGTAAAAAGCAGGATTCGTAAAGAATGCACGTGATGTTGCATCTTTTTGCAGACATTTAAAGAAACAGAATTTCACTGGCTGTCCTGATGCAAAAACTGCATTTGATATTcttctt
Protein-coding sequences here:
- the LOC140951489 gene encoding uncharacterized protein, with protein sequence MDKETSSVLGLRKPRLSTKQKLRKRVSFKDETWVINIPAYEESQNAADLRDGFVFSRDSVVGNSWINSRTDATRGRGRLQTFSTSSSFHGNKGQQSPQTTQTYGTINPGHDISRPPYKSILKPPSSYQRKSHLIETYLPAKQTRRVSASERYDFSDTCNNFKHDPSHLLPSREVINRLEKPFLARNLPARRSSFTRGQESREGVLYNKSARLYDQDFSFSRTSSDYDLNQSEKTRTINSGKQSQVNFDIVGVTYGRVDRMPYFHDISGAISGMKECTPLLNSPNDRARLEHSTVSRTSHFDSNRGGRHISVIPAIAAFNRKTRDKAKHFSTTWTRECDTSLKRQLPMAWPPGKPYNFSTK